From one Butyricimonas faecihominis genomic stretch:
- a CDS encoding ABC transporter permease, with translation MNKWKNYLRSALCSIGHNKVYALFCVIGTAFTFVFIIIMLQLVYDTTSDKAPFVNGDRTIVFSTFQDMNGRDVGGIYSKSTAWLMERIRTKEDYFMYYNSVGEVAVNDVYKTLSFAFVNGGYWKINQFHFIEGRPFTEQECLNKDAYVVLREDMAGMFFKRESVVGKKMEIQGREYTVIGVVRNFPTYAIRADGIWIPHVFNSFSPRGFGYYDLGVLFPRDVPVQNMKEDVAVAVKDYWRQINMQVDVKPENLYTFREARIDNFGSDLYAYGIPVAILLLLLIPAINIVTLNMANVDNYSDEIALKRALGAGLGDSFMQVISEIALLVIVGAILGIFLTYPVADWISVSFFNNGDEGQISLIEDLDYLVILCGVFPLSLLFTLLSGGIPAYIIARKNIATVLKGGSK, from the coding sequence ATGAATAAATGGAAAAATTATTTAAGATCAGCATTGTGTAGTATAGGGCATAATAAAGTGTATGCTTTGTTCTGCGTGATTGGTACAGCATTTACATTCGTGTTCATTATTATCATGCTTCAACTCGTGTATGATACAACCAGTGATAAAGCTCCTTTTGTGAATGGTGATAGGACAATTGTGTTCAGCACTTTTCAAGATATGAATGGACGGGATGTTGGAGGTATATACTCGAAGAGTACGGCTTGGTTAATGGAAAGGATACGGACGAAAGAGGATTATTTCATGTATTATAATAGTGTCGGGGAGGTGGCCGTGAATGACGTGTACAAGACACTTTCTTTTGCTTTTGTAAATGGAGGTTATTGGAAGATTAACCAGTTCCATTTTATAGAAGGGCGTCCTTTCACAGAACAGGAATGCCTGAATAAAGATGCGTATGTCGTGTTGAGGGAGGATATGGCAGGGATGTTTTTCAAGAGGGAAAGTGTTGTCGGGAAAAAAATGGAGATTCAGGGGAGAGAGTACACGGTTATCGGCGTGGTGCGTAATTTTCCGACTTATGCGATTCGTGCGGACGGGATATGGATACCTCATGTTTTTAATAGCTTTTCGCCTCGTGGGTTTGGGTATTACGATTTGGGTGTTCTGTTTCCCCGGGATGTCCCCGTCCAAAATATGAAAGAAGATGTTGCCGTGGCGGTTAAGGATTATTGGCGGCAAATAAATATGCAAGTGGATGTGAAACCGGAGAATTTATATACATTCCGAGAGGCAAGAATTGATAATTTCGGTTCTGATTTGTATGCTTACGGGATTCCCGTGGCTATTCTCTTGTTGCTACTTATTCCTGCGATAAATATTGTTACCTTGAATATGGCGAACGTGGATAATTATTCGGATGAAATTGCGTTGAAACGAGCTTTGGGAGCAGGGCTTGGGGATTCGTTCATGCAAGTGATCTCTGAGATCGCTCTGTTGGTGATTGTCGGGGCTATTTTAGGTATATTCCTGACGTACCCGGTGGCGGATTGGATCAGTGTGTCATTTTTTAATAACGGAGACGAGGGACAAATATCGTTGATAGAGGATTTGGACTATCTGGTTATTCTATGCGGGGTGTTTCCTCTCTCGTTGTTGTTTACATTATTATCTGGTGGAATTCCGGCATATATTATTGCCCGGAAAAATATAGCTACGGTTTTGAAAGGAGGTTCTAAATGA
- a CDS encoding beta-N-acetylhexosaminidase, which translates to MKKISFVSIVVLCIILLGGCASEPNQEVNIIPQPQQVTVADGGFYLSPKTVINVVKGADDLQPACTFMSTLVEKSFGKALTVANGETKKNAINIFVDPSMKADAYDLTVEKNAVNIKGGSSKAVFYAMQSLRQMMPVDVEKGEKMDRIRIQNVQIQDEPRLGYRGTMLDVCRHFFTVDEVKTFIDMLALHKLSVFHWHLTDDQGWRIEIKKYPELTQIGSQRKQTVIGKNTGKYDGTPYGPYFFTQEEIKEVIQYAADRYITIIPEIELPGHALAALATYPELGCTGGPYEVCQMWGVFPEVFCPGNEKTFEFWEGVLDEVAELFPGEIIHIGGDECPRDAWKKCKKCQARMKQEKMKEEGELQNYTVHRIEAYLKEKGKRILGWDEILEGDVSKTAIVMSWRGKTGGIKGAKRGNEVVMVPNDYAYFDYYQSKDIANEPFAIGGFVDVAKVYSLDPTEGLTAEEGKKIIGVQANLWTEYITTFSHAQYMLLPRMAALAEVAWTPQEAREYSNFLNRAKLLTQRYEALGYNFAKHILQESKSNE; encoded by the coding sequence ATGAAAAAAATCAGTTTTGTTTCAATTGTAGTATTGTGTATTATTTTGCTTGGCGGATGTGCCAGTGAACCGAATCAAGAGGTGAATATTATTCCTCAGCCTCAACAGGTAACAGTTGCGGATGGCGGTTTTTATCTATCTCCCAAAACAGTGATTAACGTGGTGAAGGGTGCGGATGATTTGCAGCCGGCTTGTACTTTTATGAGTACATTGGTTGAAAAATCTTTCGGGAAGGCCTTAACCGTGGCGAATGGAGAAACGAAAAAGAATGCGATAAATATTTTTGTTGACCCATCCATGAAAGCGGATGCTTATGATTTGACGGTGGAGAAGAATGCGGTTAATATAAAGGGAGGAAGTTCAAAGGCGGTTTTCTATGCCATGCAGAGTTTACGGCAGATGATGCCCGTGGACGTGGAGAAAGGAGAGAAGATGGATCGGATCAGGATTCAAAACGTGCAGATTCAGGACGAGCCTCGGTTAGGGTATCGGGGGACGATGCTGGATGTGTGTCGCCATTTCTTCACGGTGGATGAGGTGAAAACTTTTATCGATATGTTGGCTTTACATAAGTTGAGCGTGTTCCACTGGCATTTGACGGATGATCAGGGATGGCGTATCGAGATCAAGAAATATCCGGAACTCACGCAAATCGGGAGTCAACGGAAACAGACCGTAATTGGTAAAAATACGGGAAAGTATGATGGAACTCCATACGGACCCTACTTTTTCACTCAGGAAGAGATTAAAGAAGTTATTCAATATGCTGCCGATCGGTATATCACGATTATTCCGGAAATAGAGCTTCCCGGGCATGCGCTTGCTGCTTTGGCTACTTATCCGGAATTGGGTTGTACGGGTGGACCTTACGAGGTATGCCAGATGTGGGGAGTGTTCCCGGAAGTATTTTGTCCCGGTAACGAGAAGACGTTTGAGTTCTGGGAAGGTGTGTTGGATGAGGTTGCGGAATTGTTCCCCGGAGAGATCATCCATATTGGGGGAGATGAATGTCCGAGAGATGCTTGGAAAAAGTGTAAGAAATGTCAGGCCCGGATGAAACAGGAAAAGATGAAGGAAGAGGGAGAATTGCAAAATTATACCGTTCACCGGATCGAGGCGTATTTGAAAGAGAAGGGGAAGAGAATTCTCGGTTGGGATGAAATATTGGAAGGAGATGTTTCTAAAACGGCGATTGTTATGTCATGGAGAGGTAAGACTGGCGGAATTAAAGGTGCAAAGAGAGGGAACGAGGTGGTGATGGTGCCGAATGACTACGCTTATTTTGATTACTATCAGTCAAAAGATATTGCTAATGAACCTTTTGCTATTGGTGGTTTTGTGGATGTAGCGAAAGTATATAGTTTGGACCCGACAGAGGGATTGACGGCCGAAGAGGGAAAGAAGATTATCGGGGTACAAGCTAATTTGTGGACGGAGTATATCACGACTTTTAGCCATGCTCAATATATGTTATTGCCGCGAATGGCCGCATTGGCAGAGGTGGCATGGACTCCGCAGGAGGCGAGAGAGTACTCGAATTTCTTGAACCGGGCGAAGTTGTTGACGCAACGTTACGAGGCTTTAGGTTATAATTTCGCAAAACATATTCTACAAGAGTCAAAGTCCAATGAATAA
- a CDS encoding ABC transporter permease, which translates to MERIRIYFKPIWYNIIHHKAYAGFCVFGTMLTFVFITILLQVAYVILCDTAPAVAADRIVSVPFVLRDNKGEAVKGLNKSDIRTLMNNVREEVCYTSYHYEAVDIIVNGRYDEYGIYFIDRNYWNVFQFELLQGHFFTEDEMQMSCVIVNENFVRSFFPDKSVINKEIQIEGNTYRITGVVADVSYFAPQGKASLWVPEKFSKNESNDWVETYILYPENMSTETIIRSVTNAYQFFVKTYYNIDKSVSVKQISTEKQFIRKMYGGGLFLSGVGVMVFILLVVPVLNIVLLSMANTSVQAREIGLKRALGASKKTSFLFILVENVLLVIMGTVLGILLTVPVCCGIDWIVFSNSIEGQMMLLPELNWTIIFISVLPLALLFSFLSGGIPAYLTVKRPIVDMLKGGTK; encoded by the coding sequence ATGGAAAGAATAAGAATATATTTCAAGCCAATTTGGTATAATATCATACACCATAAAGCGTATGCCGGATTCTGTGTGTTCGGGACGATGTTGACATTCGTGTTTATCACGATATTGTTGCAAGTGGCATACGTGATATTGTGTGATACGGCTCCAGCTGTTGCGGCGGATCGAATTGTGAGTGTTCCTTTCGTGTTGAGAGATAACAAGGGAGAGGCGGTGAAAGGTTTGAATAAGTCGGATATTCGAACATTGATGAACAATGTGAGAGAGGAGGTCTGTTACACGTCTTATCATTATGAAGCGGTAGATATTATCGTGAATGGACGATATGATGAGTATGGTATTTATTTTATCGATCGCAATTATTGGAATGTGTTCCAGTTTGAGCTTTTGCAAGGTCATTTTTTTACAGAGGACGAGATGCAGATGTCTTGTGTGATCGTTAATGAAAATTTCGTGAGAAGTTTTTTTCCGGATAAATCGGTTATCAATAAGGAAATTCAGATTGAAGGTAACACGTATAGGATTACTGGTGTGGTGGCTGATGTTTCCTATTTTGCTCCGCAGGGAAAGGCTTCTTTATGGGTTCCTGAGAAGTTTAGTAAAAATGAATCAAATGATTGGGTAGAAACTTATATTCTTTATCCAGAAAATATGAGTACAGAAACAATAATTCGAAGTGTAACTAATGCTTATCAATTTTTTGTTAAGACATATTATAATATAGATAAAAGTGTCTCGGTGAAACAGATTAGTACAGAGAAACAGTTTATTCGGAAAATGTATGGAGGTGGTTTATTTCTCTCTGGAGTGGGCGTGATGGTTTTTATACTTTTGGTTGTACCTGTTTTGAATATTGTTTTGTTGAGTATGGCGAATACAAGTGTGCAAGCGAGAGAAATAGGGCTTAAGCGAGCGTTAGGCGCCAGTAAAAAAACGTCTTTTTTATTTATTTTGGTAGAAAATGTTTTGCTGGTTATTATGGGTACAGTTTTGGGGATTCTGTTGACTGTTCCCGTGTGTTGCGGAATCGATTGGATTGTGTTTTCGAACAGTATAGAGGGACAAATGATGTTATTACCAGAGTTGAATTGGACCATTATTTTCATCAGCGTGTTGCCTTTGGCTTTGTTGTTTTCTTTCTTGTCGGGGGGAATTCCCGCATATTTGACTGTGAAACGTCCTATTGTAGATATGTTGAAAGGAGGTACGAAATGA
- a CDS encoding ABC transporter permease, translating into MIGHVLKMLWQERRKYAGVLMEQMLIFVILMVSMVALFETIDKYREPGLLNTDNTMIFGYMLHGGGNGSPYDMRDVGQGMNIIIEKLKKEPFVVAITRSYGLAPYLRSDVYYDGMFADTVKVDGKSVVVIVKFADKEAQSVFQPKLEEGEWLTNNALEDGFRPAVITRQLMNKLGWSEAIGKRLYLAGRTLTIVGISPGVKQNVFSDMPTAIIIPRDEEQLSSYEECCAKIKLGYENEFHSCFSKEYKRLGLAEKAVSFCYEMSGLKRGSMFDVVFGVAMRAIPTAFLLLFAFIGTFGLFWLSSKKRKVEFALRLVVGATKQRLIGLVVTESLILSVLAALPGMIFFGFVYEWTGVNVAAIGMTLVVMIVFAVFSAWWPAYKVAQVNPVEAMREA; encoded by the coding sequence ATGATAGGGCATGTATTAAAGATGCTTTGGCAGGAGCGGAGAAAATATGCCGGGGTATTGATGGAGCAAATGTTGATATTTGTTATTCTGATGGTAAGTATGGTGGCTTTGTTTGAAACGATAGACAAATATCGGGAACCCGGACTATTAAATACGGATAATACGATGATTTTCGGGTATATGTTGCACGGTGGTGGTAATGGTAGTCCGTATGACATGCGGGATGTGGGACAGGGAATGAATATTATTATTGAAAAATTGAAGAAGGAACCGTTCGTGGTGGCGATCACCCGGAGTTACGGTTTGGCTCCTTATCTACGTTCGGATGTTTATTATGACGGGATGTTTGCCGACACGGTTAAGGTGGATGGAAAATCCGTGGTAGTTATTGTAAAGTTTGCTGATAAAGAGGCGCAGAGTGTTTTTCAACCGAAATTGGAGGAAGGTGAGTGGCTTACGAATAATGCTTTGGAGGACGGCTTTCGTCCTGCAGTCATAACTCGCCAGTTGATGAATAAGTTGGGGTGGAGTGAGGCGATAGGGAAAAGATTGTACCTAGCGGGACGTACGTTGACTATCGTGGGGATAAGTCCTGGCGTGAAACAAAATGTTTTTTCCGATATGCCTACGGCGATAATCATTCCTAGGGATGAGGAACAATTATCTTCTTACGAGGAATGTTGTGCCAAGATCAAGCTAGGATACGAAAATGAGTTTCACTCTTGTTTTAGCAAGGAATATAAGCGACTGGGGTTAGCAGAAAAGGCAGTATCGTTTTGTTATGAAATGAGCGGATTGAAACGAGGATCTATGTTCGATGTCGTTTTCGGTGTTGCCATGCGAGCTATTCCCACGGCTTTTTTGTTACTTTTTGCGTTTATCGGGACATTTGGTTTGTTTTGGTTAAGTTCTAAAAAGCGGAAAGTGGAGTTTGCTTTGCGTTTGGTGGTTGGTGCTACGAAACAGCGCTTGATAGGCCTTGTCGTAACGGAAAGTTTAATTTTGAGTGTTTTGGCAGCCTTACCGGGAATGATTTTTTTTGGTTTCGTGTATGAATGGACGGGAGTAAACGTGGCTGCGATTGGGATGACTTTGGTCGTGATGATTGTTTTTGCGGTGTTTAGTGCCTGGTGGCCGGCTTATAAAGTGGCGCAGGTGAACCCAGTGGAAGCAATGCGAGAAGCGTAA
- a CDS encoding TolC family protein codes for MMKGLFIWWCLLVVLPVAAQQEQKVVSLEEAIRLAREQSLDAMVAKSQLRSAYWQYRNYRSDLLPNVTLTGTLPSFNRTLSSYLKEDGTYKYISSNSISEQLALSVTQNIPLTGGALSLQSQVERVDQLDGDKTTEYMSVPFNVIFSQPLITANPLKWSMKIEPEKYKQARQQFAVNMENVAVQAISYYFDLLLAMINVDIDRQNLKNSEKLMQIAQGKRERGLISDNDLLQLKLNYLNASSSLIQTEQAYEQKMFALRNYLGYNERVVIVPDMPEECPEVEVTFKEVMELANRNNPFRYDVVCRMLQARQQVAQAKAGRGFKADVYASIGFTGSDRTFKETYQNLRNREAVSLGISIPILNWGKGRGQVELARSQAEITRVQVEKETLNFEQDVMTAVKQYQEQNRLNEIVRLADTVARKRYKTAYETFVLGQISVLDLNAAQTEQDNARRTYVSQLYSSWVYFYALRRLTLYDFEKREDIIYQQEKY; via the coding sequence ATGATGAAAGGATTATTTATATGGTGGTGTTTATTGGTAGTTTTACCTGTTGCAGCTCAGCAAGAACAGAAGGTTGTTTCTTTGGAAGAGGCGATTCGTTTGGCACGGGAACAATCGCTGGATGCGATGGTGGCAAAAAGTCAGTTGAGATCAGCATACTGGCAATATCGAAATTATAGATCCGATTTGTTACCAAACGTGACATTGACGGGAACATTACCGAGTTTTAACCGGACGTTATCGAGTTATTTGAAGGAAGATGGGACGTACAAATATATTTCCAGTAATTCGATTTCGGAGCAGTTGGCGTTGTCGGTGACACAGAATATCCCGCTGACGGGAGGTGCGTTGTCCTTACAATCACAGGTGGAGCGGGTGGACCAGTTGGATGGTGACAAGACAACGGAGTATATGAGCGTGCCGTTTAACGTGATTTTCTCACAGCCGTTGATCACGGCGAATCCCTTGAAATGGAGTATGAAGATCGAGCCGGAAAAGTACAAGCAAGCTCGTCAACAGTTTGCCGTGAACATGGAAAACGTGGCAGTACAGGCTATATCGTATTATTTCGATTTATTGCTGGCGATGATTAACGTGGATATTGATCGGCAGAATTTGAAAAATTCGGAAAAACTGATGCAGATAGCACAAGGCAAACGTGAGAGAGGATTAATTTCCGATAATGATTTGTTACAATTGAAGTTGAATTACTTGAATGCCTCGTCATCGCTGATTCAGACGGAGCAGGCTTACGAGCAGAAAATGTTTGCTTTGCGTAATTATCTGGGATATAATGAACGCGTGGTGATTGTTCCTGATATGCCGGAAGAGTGTCCGGAAGTCGAGGTGACGTTTAAAGAGGTTATGGAGCTGGCGAATAGGAATAATCCTTTCCGTTATGATGTGGTTTGCCGGATGCTGCAAGCACGTCAGCAGGTGGCACAAGCAAAAGCCGGGAGAGGGTTTAAGGCAGACGTTTATGCTTCGATCGGGTTCACGGGAAGTGATAGGACGTTTAAAGAGACATACCAGAATCTGCGAAACCGGGAGGCGGTTAGCTTGGGGATAAGTATTCCAATATTGAATTGGGGGAAGGGACGGGGACAGGTGGAGTTGGCCCGTTCGCAAGCAGAGATCACACGGGTACAGGTGGAGAAGGAAACATTGAATTTCGAACAAGATGTGATGACGGCGGTAAAACAATATCAGGAACAGAATCGGCTGAACGAGATCGTGCGTTTGGCGGATACCGTTGCCCGGAAGCGTTACAAGACGGCATACGAGACTTTCGTGTTGGGGCAGATCAGTGTGCTGGATTTGAATGCGGCACAGACGGAGCAGGATAATGCCCGACGTACTTATGTCAGTCAATTGTATTCGTCATGGGTGTATTTTTATGCCTTGCGTAGGTTGACTTTGTATGATTTTGAAAAGAGAGAAGATATAATTTATCAACAAGAAAAATATTAG
- a CDS encoding ABC transporter permease, with protein MMRHIFTLFLNQKRTFGGMLAEQILVFLALLFCFVIVGEKIAQYFSPGILNTKNTFKCMLHPVLPSEDFSPAELQQKMDRVVEKVRKSPFVTALGKSKWLVPYTRPEEMYLSDSIQIGTRKIQVFLKFADKYMNQVFQLQMEEGVWLTDEPLEDGSYPAVITSQLMEELSWSQGIGKRIHYNGIVFTVVGVVAGIKQEPLKVARPTMIVPNRVQPDTWFEYTARIKEGEADNFRSLMSKEFNLMMGKDYVRLSFGNIEKWKLNDMRDVFIILLGIGIPTFFLFSFAFIGTFGLFWLNSSKRRKEFALRIVVGSTPRELYCFVISESLLLSVLALLPGIILFCFVYPLDPVYLSALGCACWVMILFSVFSAWWPAYRVTRVNPVEAMREE; from the coding sequence ATGATGAGGCATATTTTTACATTGTTTTTAAATCAAAAAAGAACATTCGGGGGTATGCTTGCGGAACAGATACTTGTGTTTCTTGCATTACTATTTTGTTTTGTTATTGTCGGAGAGAAGATTGCTCAATATTTTTCGCCGGGGATATTGAATACTAAGAATACATTTAAATGTATGTTACATCCTGTTTTACCCTCGGAAGATTTTTCGCCTGCGGAATTACAGCAAAAGATGGATCGTGTTGTTGAAAAGGTACGAAAATCTCCTTTTGTGACTGCTTTGGGAAAAAGTAAATGGTTGGTTCCTTATACTCGTCCTGAAGAGATGTACTTGAGTGATTCGATCCAAATAGGAACGAGAAAGATTCAGGTATTTTTGAAGTTTGCGGATAAGTACATGAATCAAGTTTTTCAATTACAAATGGAAGAGGGGGTATGGCTGACGGATGAGCCGTTGGAGGATGGAAGTTATCCAGCCGTGATAACCAGTCAGTTGATGGAGGAACTTAGTTGGTCACAAGGGATCGGTAAGAGAATACATTATAATGGGATCGTGTTTACGGTTGTAGGCGTGGTGGCGGGAATAAAGCAGGAGCCATTAAAGGTTGCACGGCCCACGATGATCGTGCCTAATCGAGTACAACCGGATACGTGGTTTGAATATACAGCTCGTATAAAAGAGGGAGAGGCGGATAATTTTAGGAGTTTGATGAGCAAAGAATTTAATCTGATGATGGGCAAGGATTATGTGAGATTATCTTTTGGAAATATTGAAAAGTGGAAACTGAATGATATGCGAGATGTCTTTATTATCTTACTTGGCATAGGGATTCCTACGTTTTTTCTTTTTTCATTTGCGTTTATCGGAACTTTTGGATTGTTTTGGCTAAATTCTTCCAAACGGCGGAAAGAGTTTGCCTTGCGGATTGTGGTTGGTTCCACGCCCCGAGAATTATATTGTTTTGTGATAAGTGAGAGCTTATTGCTTTCGGTATTAGCGTTACTACCGGGGATTATTTTATTTTGTTTTGTCTATCCGTTGGATCCGGTCTATTTGTCTGCGTTAGGATGTGCTTGTTGGGTGATGATTTTGTTCTCGGTGTTTAGTGCCTGGTGGCCAGCTTATAGGGTGACTCGGGTAAATCCCGTGGAGGCGATGCGAGAAGAATAG
- a CDS encoding efflux RND transporter periplasmic adaptor subunit yields the protein MDQAISPEIKRQRKRKMVVRVTMIVVICVGVFSFLVNMFQPKIRGAEVNFGVVDEGAVEVSVYATGKVVPFAEEIITSPVSSKVLEVYKKSGDRVQKDEPLLQLDLETIRTEYETKKESLEMQLNKLDLQRKTIASDLAEMKMQVDIDEMMLKRTLVSLNNERYLDSIGASTREKVREAELNYTVKQMQLEQLKRKFENKKSTSQSEIRSLELDYKIAKRNMDLLFKTLGEAQVMAPRVATLTWINDQVGASVSQGSNLAILSDLSSFKVEGEIVDSYADKITAGNRVNVVIGNEKLSGTVGNVTPSVNNGIIKFVVFLDDQSNTRLRSGLKVDVHVTHAMKDETLRLPTGAYYMGRGDYDLWVVNGDRVEKRKVMLGESGFEYVEVLQGLTVGEKVIISDMGKYRDKEVLYVR from the coding sequence ATGGATCAGGCAATATCGCCGGAGATAAAAAGACAGCGTAAACGGAAAATGGTCGTAAGGGTTACTATGATTGTGGTAATATGTGTGGGGGTGTTTTCTTTTTTGGTGAATATGTTTCAACCTAAGATTCGGGGAGCGGAGGTGAATTTCGGTGTGGTGGATGAGGGGGCAGTGGAGGTTTCCGTGTATGCCACGGGAAAGGTGGTTCCTTTTGCAGAAGAAATCATCACTTCTCCGGTGTCTTCGAAGGTGCTGGAAGTGTATAAAAAGTCGGGGGATCGGGTGCAGAAAGATGAACCGTTGTTACAGTTGGATCTGGAAACAATACGGACGGAGTACGAAACGAAGAAGGAGTCGTTGGAGATGCAATTGAATAAATTGGATTTACAGCGTAAAACGATAGCGAGTGATTTGGCGGAAATGAAAATGCAGGTGGATATTGATGAGATGATGTTGAAACGAACTTTGGTTTCGCTGAATAACGAGCGCTATCTGGATAGTATCGGGGCCAGTACGAGGGAAAAGGTGCGGGAGGCGGAATTGAATTACACGGTGAAACAAATGCAATTGGAACAATTGAAACGGAAGTTTGAAAATAAAAAGAGTACTTCACAATCGGAAATTCGCTCGCTGGAGTTGGATTACAAGATTGCCAAGAGGAACATGGATTTGTTGTTCAAGACGCTTGGGGAGGCTCAGGTGATGGCGCCTCGTGTCGCCACGTTGACTTGGATTAATGATCAGGTAGGGGCTTCTGTTTCGCAGGGAAGTAATTTGGCGATATTGTCTGATTTGTCGAGTTTTAAGGTAGAAGGCGAGATTGTCGATAGTTACGCGGATAAGATTACCGCGGGGAACCGGGTGAACGTGGTGATCGGGAACGAGAAGCTTTCCGGTACAGTGGGGAATGTCACACCCTCGGTGAATAACGGAATTATCAAGTTTGTTGTGTTCTTGGATGATCAGAGTAATACTCGTTTGCGTTCCGGGCTGAAAGTGGATGTGCATGTTACTCATGCCATGAAGGATGAAACGTTGCGTTTGCCGACGGGTGCTTATTACATGGGACGGGGAGATTATGATCTGTGGGTTGTCAACGGGGATCGGGTGGAAAAGAGGAAGGTTATGCTGGGAGAGAGTGGTTTCGAATACGTGGAGGTGTTGCAGGGGCTGACGGTCGGGGAGAAGGTTATTATCTCGGATATGGGAAAATACAGGGATAAGGAGGTGCTGTATGTGAGGTAA